One Streptomyces sp. CNQ-509 DNA window includes the following coding sequences:
- a CDS encoding phosphatase PAP2 family protein: protein MTAAVPRHTSPALRLTAAVLTLLSVLLTVLVAATWQPLMDADRGVADRLHSAALSHSGWTKANRIMTDWVWDPATMRLLMLAVIFWLLWRGARLLPLWLAGAVAVGWVLQYALKAGVGRDRPTWAHPVDSASHAAFPSGHAMAVALVCGLLLWVLSRMPGVPAGLRYAAWTAAAVSVAGVCFTRVWLGVHWMSDVIGGALMGAAIAAITAVAYGAVARSPRAERSEVRG, encoded by the coding sequence GTGACAGCCGCCGTGCCTCGCCACACCTCCCCCGCCCTGCGCCTCACCGCCGCCGTCCTCACGCTGCTGAGCGTCCTGCTCACGGTGCTGGTGGCCGCCACCTGGCAGCCGCTGATGGACGCCGACCGCGGCGTCGCCGACCGTCTGCACTCCGCCGCCCTTTCCCACTCCGGCTGGACGAAGGCGAACCGGATCATGACCGACTGGGTCTGGGACCCCGCGACCATGCGGCTGCTGATGCTGGCCGTGATCTTCTGGCTGCTGTGGCGCGGCGCGCGGCTGCTGCCGCTGTGGCTGGCCGGCGCGGTCGCGGTGGGCTGGGTGCTGCAGTACGCCCTGAAGGCGGGGGTCGGCCGGGACCGGCCGACGTGGGCCCACCCGGTGGACTCCGCCTCGCACGCCGCCTTCCCCTCGGGACACGCGATGGCCGTCGCGCTCGTCTGCGGCCTGCTCCTGTGGGTGCTGAGCCGCATGCCCGGCGTGCCGGCCGGTCTGCGGTACGCCGCGTGGACGGCGGCGGCCGTGTCGGTGGCGGGCGTGTGCTTCACCCGGGTGTGGCTCGGGGTGCACTGGATGAGCGACGTGATCGGCGGCGCCCTGATGGGCGCGGCCATCGCGGCCATCACGGCGGTGGCGTACGGCGCGGTGGCACGGTCCCCGCGCGCCGAGCGGTCGGAGGTGCGCGGATGA
- a CDS encoding HAD family hydrolase: MSPKAVLFDFSGTLFRIEPSVRWLRAALDASGVTADDAAIARYATALERAGALPGGSFPERVPESLAELWRTRDRSAERHRAAYTGLARLVPLPWPDGIYEALYERHMAPAAWDPYPDAAAVLRGLRERRVRVGVVSNIGWDLRPVFRAHGLDAYVDAYTLSYEHGVQKPDARLFRVACEAVGRAPEDVLMVGDDRRADGGATALGCGYLPVDHLPAAERPDGLGPVLGLAG; this comes from the coding sequence ATGAGCCCGAAGGCCGTGCTCTTCGACTTCTCCGGGACGCTCTTCCGCATCGAGCCCTCGGTGCGCTGGCTGCGCGCGGCACTCGACGCCTCAGGGGTGACGGCCGACGACGCCGCGATCGCGCGGTACGCCACCGCGCTGGAGCGGGCGGGGGCGCTGCCGGGCGGCAGTTTCCCCGAGCGCGTACCGGAGTCGCTGGCGGAGCTGTGGCGAACCCGGGACCGGAGCGCTGAGCGGCACCGGGCCGCGTACACGGGCCTGGCCCGGCTGGTCCCGCTGCCGTGGCCCGATGGGATCTACGAGGCGCTGTACGAGCGGCACATGGCGCCGGCGGCGTGGGACCCGTACCCCGACGCGGCGGCCGTGCTGCGCGGGCTGCGGGAGCGCCGGGTGCGGGTGGGGGTGGTGAGCAACATCGGCTGGGACCTGCGGCCGGTGTTCCGCGCGCACGGGCTCGACGCGTACGTGGACGCGTACACGCTGTCCTACGAGCACGGGGTGCAGAAGCCGGACGCACGGCTGTTCCGGGTGGCGTGCGAGGCGGTCGGGCGGGCGCCGGAGGACGTGCTGATGGTCGGCGACGACCGCCGCGCCGACGGCGGCGCCACGGCGCTGGGGTGCGGCTACCTCCCGGTGGACCACCTGCCGGCCGCCGAACGCCCGGACGGGCTGGGGCCGGTGCTGGGGCTCGCCGGCTGA
- a CDS encoding nucleotidyltransferase domain-containing protein translates to MPPRDAAGPLLDRFLAALRAAVPLEALWAHGSLALGDYRPYRSDLDLIAVVRHDVGADPAARGRLEALHRRLHREVPLAAKLHCSYMALDRLAGAGLDHLTWAHAELFSRPVTPVTRRELHTGALVLHGPGPSELLPPLPDAELTAFIRKDLAEYWLPATASRRRWLRDVWVDLGPITVARAGVTLREGRLITKGEALDVLAATGAPAALVDDIRDRRYAEHPARTAPLWRLRRATLARDYVRSRIPVTLVDPGTAP, encoded by the coding sequence ATGCCCCCGCGCGACGCCGCCGGGCCGCTCCTCGACCGCTTCCTCGCCGCCCTGCGCGCCGCCGTGCCGCTGGAGGCGCTGTGGGCCCACGGCTCGCTCGCCCTCGGGGACTACCGCCCGTACCGCAGCGACCTCGACCTCATCGCCGTCGTCCGCCATGACGTCGGCGCCGACCCCGCCGCCCGCGGGCGGCTGGAGGCGCTGCACCGCAGGCTCCACCGCGAGGTGCCGCTCGCCGCCAAGCTGCACTGCTCGTACATGGCCCTGGACCGCCTCGCCGGCGCCGGCCTCGACCACCTCACCTGGGCCCACGCCGAGTTGTTCAGCCGCCCCGTCACCCCGGTCACCCGGCGCGAGCTGCACACCGGCGCGCTGGTGCTGCACGGTCCCGGTCCTTCCGAACTGCTCCCGCCGCTGCCGGACGCGGAGTTGACGGCGTTCATCCGCAAGGACCTCGCGGAGTACTGGCTGCCCGCCACCGCCTCGCGGCGGCGGTGGCTGCGCGACGTGTGGGTCGACCTCGGCCCGATCACCGTCGCCCGGGCCGGCGTCACCCTGCGCGAGGGCCGTCTGATCACCAAGGGCGAGGCCCTCGACGTCCTCGCCGCCACCGGCGCCCCCGCCGCCCTGGTCGACGACATCCGCGACCGCCGCTACGCGGAACACCCGGCCCGCACCGCCCCGCTCTGGCGGCTGCGCCGCGCCACCCTGGCCCGCGACTACGTCCGCTCCCGCATCCCCGTCACCCTCGTGGACCCCGGCACCGCTCCTTGA
- a CDS encoding DUF402 domain-containing protein, whose protein sequence is MLTPGREVEVTLVKQLRPGLSYPAVVIRDDGNHAVVRAPWAGPKERDAGYVRFEQGDVWTEHFWRDRWYSVKEIQAADGRIKGWYCDVARPARVEEDRVTVHDLELDLWLSGDRQTLLRLDEDEFVASGLPERDPGTAARARAALDELEELARAGLDELLAA, encoded by the coding sequence ATGCTGACACCGGGCCGCGAGGTCGAGGTCACGCTGGTCAAGCAGCTCAGGCCGGGCCTGAGCTACCCCGCGGTCGTCATCCGCGACGACGGCAACCACGCGGTGGTGCGGGCCCCCTGGGCCGGCCCGAAGGAGCGCGACGCGGGGTACGTGCGGTTCGAGCAGGGCGACGTGTGGACCGAGCACTTCTGGCGCGACCGCTGGTATTCGGTCAAGGAGATCCAGGCCGCCGACGGCCGTATCAAGGGCTGGTACTGCGACGTGGCCAGGCCCGCCCGCGTCGAGGAGGACCGGGTCACCGTGCACGACCTGGAGCTCGACCTCTGGCTCTCCGGCGACCGGCAGACGCTTCTCCGGCTCGACGAGGACGAGTTCGTCGCCAGCGGCCTGCCCGAGCGCGACCCCGGCACCGCCGCCCGCGCCCGCGCCGCGCTCGACGAGCTGGAGGAGCTGGCCCGCGCCGGCCTCGACGAGCTGCTGGCCGCCTGA
- a CDS encoding TetR/AcrR family transcriptional regulator — MSPRRPAVNEELRRRSRERLLQATVELVDERGFEGTTLGDIAERAGSARGLVSYYFPGKRQLVQSAVHRLMHLTLGAALERPSHTEDGQERMARAIDAILGLSQDHPVLMRHHMAGILQADGFIQCAEQQQLAVLLRDTVACWGSPHPDTEYPMLRAQLMGAVFALLLPGVPMPLDRLRGELFRRYGLDWHLGVPPEGVQPFDGTPVRAAHRR, encoded by the coding sequence ATGTCCCCCCGCAGGCCCGCAGTCAATGAAGAACTCCGACGCCGTTCCCGGGAGCGTCTGCTGCAAGCCACGGTGGAGCTGGTCGACGAACGGGGCTTCGAGGGCACGACCTTGGGAGACATCGCGGAACGCGCGGGTTCCGCGCGCGGTCTGGTCTCGTACTACTTTCCCGGCAAACGCCAGTTGGTGCAGTCGGCCGTCCACCGGCTGATGCATCTTACGCTCGGGGCCGCCCTGGAGCGCCCGTCCCACACGGAGGACGGGCAGGAGCGGATGGCCCGGGCCATCGACGCGATCCTGGGCCTCTCGCAGGACCACCCCGTGCTCATGCGCCACCACATGGCGGGCATTCTGCAGGCGGACGGCTTCATCCAGTGCGCGGAGCAGCAACAGCTCGCGGTCCTGCTCCGCGACACCGTGGCGTGCTGGGGCTCGCCCCACCCGGACACCGAGTACCCGATGCTGCGCGCCCAGCTCATGGGCGCGGTCTTCGCGCTGCTGCTGCCGGGGGTGCCGATGCCGCTCGACCGGCTGCGCGGCGAGCTGTTCCGGCGCTACGGGCTGGACTGGCACCTCGGCGTCCCGCCGGAAGGCGTGCAGCCCTTCGACGGGACGCCGGTGCGGGCCGCGCACCGGCGGTAG
- a CDS encoding LVIVD repeat-containing protein, which translates to MTSLHRSRTRRRGLAAAAALIGLVGSLLTAGTAAAVPDPGDGPNAPKKLSSSERSQAQEAIERGDVPGVDEIDNSDNIEHVAHLDKGALQGTNSDIAFQGRYAFAGNYDGFVIYDIADPKSPEVVSEVLCPGSQNDVSVSGDLLFLSTDSSRSDDSCNSTTQPATEKDSWEGMKVFDISDKRNPEYVAAVETACGSHTHTLVPERKNVYLYVSSYSPSATFPDCQPPHDGISIVKVPRSAPERSEVIDFPVLFPDGGNPGSPGKSATTGCHDITAFPKLDLAAGACMGDGILMDISDPAAPEVIDQVSDYENFAFWHSATFSKDGQKVVFTDELGGGGAATCNEEIGPKQGANGIYDLKQRGTKSELIFRSYYKIPRHQADTENCVAHNGSLVPVAGGRDIMVQAWYQGGVSVWDFTDSRNPKEIGYFERGPLSDTSLVTGGSWSAYYYNGYVYSNDIAKGLDVLKINDRRTDSARWVRLPELNTQTQPDYR; encoded by the coding sequence GTGACGTCGTTGCACAGATCACGTACGCGGCGCAGAGGTCTGGCCGCGGCCGCGGCCCTGATCGGGCTCGTGGGGTCGCTGCTGACCGCCGGCACCGCGGCCGCGGTGCCGGACCCGGGCGACGGGCCGAACGCCCCGAAGAAGCTCAGCAGCAGTGAACGTTCGCAGGCGCAGGAAGCCATCGAGCGCGGTGACGTGCCGGGCGTGGACGAGATCGACAACAGCGACAACATCGAGCACGTCGCCCACCTCGACAAGGGTGCCCTGCAGGGCACCAACTCGGACATCGCCTTCCAGGGCCGTTACGCCTTCGCGGGCAACTACGACGGCTTCGTCATCTATGACATCGCCGACCCGAAGAGCCCCGAGGTCGTCAGCGAGGTGCTCTGCCCCGGCTCGCAGAACGACGTGTCGGTCTCCGGCGACCTGCTGTTCCTGTCCACCGACTCGTCGCGCAGCGACGACTCCTGCAACAGCACCACCCAGCCCGCCACGGAGAAGGACTCCTGGGAGGGCATGAAGGTCTTCGACATCAGCGACAAGCGCAACCCCGAGTACGTCGCCGCCGTCGAGACCGCCTGCGGCTCGCACACCCACACGCTGGTGCCCGAGCGCAAGAACGTCTACCTCTACGTCTCCTCGTACTCGCCCAGCGCCACCTTCCCCGACTGCCAGCCGCCGCACGACGGCATCTCCATAGTCAAGGTGCCGCGGTCCGCTCCGGAGCGCTCGGAGGTCATCGACTTCCCGGTGCTGTTCCCCGACGGCGGCAACCCGGGCAGCCCCGGCAAGTCGGCCACCACCGGCTGCCACGACATCACCGCCTTCCCCAAGCTCGACCTCGCGGCCGGCGCCTGCATGGGCGACGGCATCCTGATGGACATCTCCGACCCGGCGGCGCCGGAAGTCATCGATCAGGTGAGTGACTACGAGAACTTCGCGTTCTGGCACTCGGCGACGTTCAGCAAGGACGGCCAGAAGGTCGTCTTCACCGACGAGCTGGGCGGCGGCGGCGCCGCGACCTGCAACGAGGAGATCGGCCCGAAGCAGGGCGCGAACGGGATCTACGACCTCAAGCAGCGCGGAACGAAGTCCGAACTCATCTTCCGCAGCTACTACAAGATCCCGCGGCACCAGGCGGACACCGAGAACTGCGTCGCGCACAACGGCTCGCTGGTCCCGGTGGCCGGCGGCCGCGACATCATGGTGCAGGCCTGGTACCAGGGCGGCGTCTCCGTGTGGGACTTCACCGACTCCCGCAACCCCAAGGAGATCGGTTACTTCGAGCGCGGCCCGCTCTCGGACACCTCCCTGGTCACCGGCGGTTCCTGGTCCGCGTACTACTACAACGGCTATGTCTACTCCAACGACATCGCCAAGGGCCTGGACGTCCTGAAGATCAACGACCGGCGCACGGACAGCGCGCGCTGGGTGCGGCTGCCCGAGCTGAACACGCAGACGCAGCCTGACTACCGCTGA
- a CDS encoding DUF305 domain-containing protein, which translates to MRHPRALASVVPLTAALLLAGCTGGDSSDDAGDGGKASVIAPGKPGEEASRIPADQVEEARGDDRPNAADTTYMRDMIEHHGQAIVMTGLAEKRAGAEGVRGIAERIAAGQQPEIAVMEAWLEENQGGGEDGHDGGHAGGHEAMPGMASEADLGRLRAARGEEFDALFLKLMIAHHEGAVEMAEEVLGKGNNEYVEQLATGVIAQQLSEIGRMEKLA; encoded by the coding sequence TTGCGGCACCCACGCGCGCTCGCCTCAGTCGTTCCGCTCACCGCCGCCCTGCTGCTGGCCGGCTGCACCGGGGGCGACTCGTCCGACGACGCCGGGGACGGCGGCAAGGCGTCCGTCATCGCGCCCGGGAAGCCGGGGGAAGAGGCGAGCAGGATCCCCGCGGACCAGGTCGAAGAGGCGCGCGGCGACGACCGGCCCAACGCAGCGGACACCACGTACATGCGCGACATGATCGAGCACCACGGGCAGGCGATCGTGATGACCGGCCTCGCCGAGAAGCGCGCGGGCGCCGAGGGCGTGCGCGGGATCGCCGAGCGGATCGCCGCCGGGCAGCAGCCGGAGATCGCGGTGATGGAGGCGTGGCTTGAGGAGAACCAGGGCGGCGGGGAGGACGGCCACGACGGCGGGCACGCGGGCGGGCACGAGGCGATGCCCGGGATGGCGAGCGAGGCGGACCTCGGCCGGCTGCGGGCGGCGCGCGGCGAGGAGTTCGACGCGCTGTTCCTCAAGCTGATGATCGCCCACCACGAGGGCGCGGTGGAGATGGCCGAGGAGGTGCTCGGCAAGGGCAACAACGAGTACGTCGAGCAGTTGGCGACCGGCGTGATCGCGCAGCAGCTCAGCGAGATCGGCCGGATGGAGAAGCTGGCGTAG
- a CDS encoding glycosyl hydrolase: MQDVVLAVGTRKGLFLGRRRGGAWELDGPHFRAQAIYSVGIDTRGAAPRVLAGGDSSHWGPSVFHSDDLGATWEEPGRQPVKYPKDTGTSLERVWQLQPAGAEAPGVVYAGTEPGGLFRSQDGGETFELMRSLWDHPTREKWEPGGGGLAVHTVVTDPRDARSVTVAVSAGGVYRTVDGGASWAPSNSGVQVVFQPERFPEFGQCVHKVARDAVDPDRLYLQNHWGVYRSDDAGATWTDIGAGLPSDFGFAVAAHPSRGNTAYLFPITADADRVPAGNRCRVYRTSDAGATWEPLSAGLPAEDHYGTVLRDALCTDDADPAGVYFGNRNGEVFASADEGERWTQLAAHLPDVLCVRAAAV, from the coding sequence ATGCAGGACGTGGTGCTGGCGGTCGGAACGCGCAAGGGGCTGTTCCTGGGACGGCGCCGGGGCGGCGCGTGGGAGCTGGACGGGCCGCACTTCAGGGCCCAGGCGATCTATTCGGTGGGCATCGACACCCGCGGCGCGGCGCCCCGGGTGCTCGCCGGAGGCGACAGCAGCCACTGGGGCCCGTCGGTCTTCCATTCCGACGACCTCGGCGCGACCTGGGAGGAGCCCGGACGGCAGCCGGTGAAGTACCCGAAGGACACCGGCACTTCGCTGGAGCGGGTCTGGCAGTTGCAGCCCGCAGGGGCCGAGGCCCCCGGTGTGGTGTACGCGGGCACGGAGCCCGGCGGCCTCTTCCGGTCCCAGGACGGCGGCGAGACGTTCGAGCTGATGCGGTCGCTGTGGGACCACCCGACGCGGGAGAAGTGGGAGCCGGGCGGCGGCGGGCTCGCCGTGCACACGGTGGTCACCGATCCGCGGGACGCCCGGTCCGTGACGGTCGCCGTGTCCGCCGGCGGGGTGTACCGCACGGTGGACGGCGGGGCGAGCTGGGCCCCGTCGAACTCCGGCGTGCAGGTCGTCTTCCAGCCGGAGAGGTTCCCGGAGTTCGGCCAGTGCGTGCACAAGGTCGCGCGGGACGCCGTCGACCCGGACCGGCTCTACCTGCAGAACCACTGGGGCGTCTACCGCAGCGACGACGCCGGGGCCACCTGGACCGACATCGGCGCGGGACTGCCGTCGGACTTCGGCTTCGCCGTCGCCGCGCACCCCTCGCGCGGGAACACCGCGTACCTCTTCCCCATCACCGCCGACGCCGACCGGGTGCCCGCCGGGAACCGCTGCCGGGTCTACCGCACGTCGGACGCCGGGGCGACCTGGGAGCCGCTGTCGGCGGGGCTGCCGGCGGAGGACCACTACGGCACGGTGCTGCGGGACGCGCTGTGCACCGACGACGCCGACCCCGCGGGGGTGTACTTCGGCAACCGCAACGGGGAGGTCTTCGCCAGCGCCGACGAAGGGGAGAGGTGGACGCAGCTCGCCGCGCACCTGCCGGACGTGCTGTGCGTACGGGCGGCGGCTGTCTGA
- a CDS encoding uracil-DNA glycosylase, which produces MAGRPLPDIVEAGWAKALEPVAQQIAAMGDFLRAEVAAGRTYLPAGPNVLRAFQQPFDDVRVLIVGQDPYPTPGHAVGLSFSVAPDVRPLPGSLENIFRELHNDLGHPRPANGDLTPWTTQGVLLLNRALTTAPRRPAAHRGKGWEQVTEQAIQALAARGRPLVAILWGRDARNLRPMLSDYPAIESAHPSPMSADRGFFGSRPFSRANELLQKQGAEPVDWTLPTNG; this is translated from the coding sequence ATGGCTGGACGTCCTCTCCCCGACATCGTCGAAGCCGGCTGGGCCAAGGCCCTGGAACCGGTCGCCCAACAGATCGCCGCCATGGGCGACTTCCTCCGCGCGGAGGTCGCGGCGGGGCGAACATACCTGCCCGCGGGACCGAACGTGCTACGGGCCTTCCAGCAGCCGTTCGACGACGTGCGGGTGCTCATCGTCGGCCAGGACCCGTACCCCACCCCGGGTCACGCCGTGGGCCTCAGCTTCTCCGTCGCCCCGGACGTGCGCCCGCTGCCCGGCAGCCTGGAGAACATCTTCCGCGAGCTGCACAACGACCTGGGCCACCCCCGCCCCGCCAACGGCGACCTCACGCCCTGGACCACGCAGGGCGTGCTGCTGCTCAACAGGGCGCTCACCACCGCCCCCAGGCGCCCCGCCGCGCATCGCGGCAAGGGCTGGGAGCAGGTCACCGAGCAAGCCATTCAGGCGCTCGCCGCCCGCGGCCGGCCGCTGGTGGCGATCCTGTGGGGCCGCGACGCGCGCAACCTGCGCCCCATGCTCAGCGACTACCCCGCCATCGAGTCCGCCCACCCCTCCCCCATGTCCGCCGACCGCGGCTTCTTCGGCTCCCGCCCCTTCAGCCGGGCCAACGAGCTGCTGCAGAAGCAGGGTGCGGAGCCGGTGGACTGGACGCTGCCGACGAACGGATAG
- a CDS encoding N-acetylglucosamine kinase, whose amino-acid sequence MTSATPRWVLGIDSGGSGLRIAAAAVPADGGDPAEDDATVETAGPVATGDNGIDADDLLGKLLPAAHRLRGAAGAESFEAVCVGAAGMASLGADLRARLPHALADALGARHLALAADGVTAYAGAIGQHPGAVVAAGTGMIAVGTGLDAAGWRRADGWGHLLGDCGGGAWIGRAGLEAAMRAFDGRRGGSAALLARMETVFGTGTQMPGLLYPRPDRPAVLASFAPEVARCAPHDPVAAGILTEAGEHIAAAAVAVCPADPGSAVALTGGLFGIGEPLLAPLRAELAVRLPRARVSTATATPLAGSLRIAAALAAGELLLPVERGMLDVW is encoded by the coding sequence ATGACCAGCGCTACGCCCCGATGGGTGCTCGGCATCGACTCCGGCGGCTCGGGGCTGCGCATCGCCGCGGCCGCCGTCCCCGCGGACGGCGGCGACCCCGCGGAGGACGACGCGACCGTGGAGACCGCGGGGCCCGTCGCCACCGGGGACAACGGGATCGACGCCGACGACCTCCTCGGCAAGCTGCTGCCCGCCGCGCACCGGCTGCGGGGCGCCGCGGGGGCCGAGTCGTTCGAGGCCGTGTGCGTCGGCGCCGCCGGCATGGCCTCCCTCGGCGCCGATCTGCGCGCCCGGCTGCCGCACGCCCTGGCGGACGCCCTCGGCGCACGGCACCTGGCGCTCGCCGCCGACGGGGTCACCGCGTACGCGGGCGCCATCGGGCAGCATCCCGGCGCCGTCGTCGCCGCCGGCACCGGCATGATCGCGGTCGGCACCGGGCTCGACGCCGCGGGATGGCGGCGGGCCGACGGCTGGGGGCACCTGCTCGGCGACTGCGGTGGCGGCGCGTGGATCGGGCGGGCGGGTCTGGAGGCGGCGATGCGGGCGTTCGACGGCCGCCGCGGGGGCTCCGCGGCGCTCCTGGCCCGGATGGAGACGGTGTTCGGCACCGGCACGCAGATGCCGGGTCTGCTCTACCCGCGGCCCGACCGCCCGGCGGTGCTGGCCTCGTTCGCGCCGGAGGTCGCGCGCTGCGCGCCGCACGACCCGGTCGCCGCCGGGATCCTCACCGAGGCGGGCGAGCACATCGCCGCCGCGGCCGTCGCGGTCTGCCCCGCGGACCCCGGCAGCGCGGTCGCGCTCACGGGCGGGCTCTTCGGCATCGGGGAGCCGCTGCTCGCGCCGCTGCGCGCGGAACTCGCGGTGCGGCTGCCGCGCGCTCGGGTGTCGACCGCGACGGCGACGCCGCTGGCGGGGTCGCTGCGGATCGCCGCCGCGCTGGCGGCCGGCGAGCTGCTGCTGCCGGTGGAGCGGGGCATGCTCGACGTCTGGTAG
- a CDS encoding lactonase family protein: MGESVLRACVGSFSSRGGAGITVADIDPGTGALTPRHSTDAVADPSFLAVADGGLLYAVSQTEGGSVAAFRLADDKPEPAGDPVPVSGDHPAHLALAGGHVLTANYTSGSFSTVTVNRDGTLAGPAALLQHEGSGPVTERQEGPHAHQVVPDPTGRWVLGVDLGTDSVLVCALDADRGALRLNHEVPLRPGTGPRHLAFHPEGHRVYVACELEPVVTVCSWDAATGTLEPLAEAPMLTDETAAVDETPYASGIAVSPDGRFCWTAVRGPDVVATLALGDDGGVRGLVSNVPCGGTWPRDLAIDPGGRHLYAANEHSGDVTWFDIDSESGTPRRSGSAALPAASCVVFA, from the coding sequence ATGGGTGAATCGGTTCTGCGGGCTTGTGTGGGCTCGTTCTCCAGTCGCGGCGGCGCCGGGATCACCGTCGCCGACATCGACCCGGGTACGGGCGCCCTCACCCCGCGGCACTCGACCGACGCCGTCGCCGACCCCTCGTTCCTCGCCGTCGCCGACGGCGGCCTGCTGTACGCCGTGAGCCAGACCGAGGGCGGCAGTGTGGCCGCGTTCCGGCTCGCCGACGACAAGCCCGAGCCCGCCGGCGACCCGGTGCCCGTCAGCGGCGACCACCCCGCCCACCTCGCGCTCGCCGGCGGCCACGTCCTGACCGCCAACTACACCTCCGGCAGCTTCAGCACGGTGACCGTCAACCGCGACGGCACCCTCGCGGGTCCCGCCGCGCTGCTGCAGCACGAGGGCAGTGGCCCGGTCACCGAGCGGCAGGAGGGACCGCACGCCCACCAGGTGGTCCCCGACCCGACCGGCCGCTGGGTCCTCGGCGTCGACCTCGGCACCGATTCCGTGCTCGTCTGCGCCCTCGACGCCGACCGCGGTGCCCTGCGGCTGAACCACGAGGTGCCGCTGCGCCCGGGCACCGGCCCGCGCCACCTGGCCTTCCACCCGGAGGGACACCGCGTCTACGTCGCCTGCGAGCTGGAGCCCGTCGTCACCGTCTGCTCCTGGGACGCCGCCACCGGCACCCTCGAACCGCTCGCCGAGGCCCCGATGCTGACGGACGAGACGGCCGCGGTGGACGAGACCCCGTACGCCTCCGGCATCGCCGTCTCCCCGGACGGCCGCTTCTGCTGGACCGCCGTCCGCGGCCCCGACGTCGTCGCCACCCTCGCGCTCGGCGACGACGGCGGCGTCCGCGGCCTCGTCTCGAACGTCCCCTGCGGCGGCACCTGGCCGCGGGACCTCGCGATCGACCCGGGCGGCCGGCACCTCTACGCGGCCAACGAGCACTCCGGGGACGTCACGTGGTTCGACATCGACAGCGAGAGCGGCACGCCGCGGCGCTCCGGCTCGGCCGCGCTGCCGGCGGCGTCGTGCGTCGTGTTCGCCTGA
- a CDS encoding HAD family phosphatase encodes MSATGTTAVVFDLDGTLVDSEPNYYEAGRRVLEQHGVTGFTWEEHAGFLGVGTLETMRTLRERYALAAPAAELMAEKNAVYLQLARASTHAYPQMRTFAEMLRAAGSPIAVASGSSRAAIEAVLPAAGLDGLFPTLVSAEEVERGKPEPDVFLEAARRLGVRPEDCAVVEDARPGWEAARRAGMRCVAVPYLPEQADEAVGSGAGLVFRNGQREFSAERAFAWVTGGS; translated from the coding sequence ATGAGCGCCACCGGTACCACCGCCGTCGTCTTCGACCTCGACGGCACCCTCGTCGACAGCGAACCCAACTACTACGAGGCCGGGCGCCGTGTGCTCGAACAGCACGGCGTCACGGGCTTCACCTGGGAGGAGCACGCGGGTTTCCTGGGCGTCGGCACCCTGGAGACGATGCGCACGCTGCGCGAGCGGTATGCGCTGGCGGCGCCGGCGGCGGAGCTGATGGCGGAGAAGAACGCGGTGTATCTGCAACTGGCGCGGGCGTCGACTCATGCGTATCCGCAGATGCGGACGTTCGCCGAGATGCTGCGCGCGGCCGGGAGCCCGATCGCCGTCGCGTCCGGCTCCTCGCGCGCCGCCATCGAGGCGGTGCTGCCCGCGGCGGGGCTCGACGGGCTGTTTCCCACGCTGGTCTCGGCGGAGGAGGTCGAGCGGGGCAAGCCGGAGCCCGACGTGTTCCTGGAGGCCGCCCGGCGGCTGGGCGTACGGCCGGAGGACTGCGCGGTGGTGGAGGACGCGCGGCCGGGGTGGGAGGCCGCGCGCCGGGCCGGTATGCGGTGCGTGGCGGTGCCGTATCTGCCGGAGCAGGCGGACGAGGCGGTCGGGTCGGGTGCGGGGCTGGTGTTCCGGAACGGGCAGCGGGAGTTCTCGGCGGAGCGGGCGTTCGCGTGGGTGACGGGCGGATCGTGA